Proteins encoded by one window of Rutidosis leptorrhynchoides isolate AG116_Rl617_1_P2 chromosome 7, CSIRO_AGI_Rlap_v1, whole genome shotgun sequence:
- the LOC139858836 gene encoding serine/threonine protein phosphatase 2A 55 kDa regulatory subunit B beta isoform-like codes for MDGDGDVAMVPEGLDWKFSQVFGERAAGEEVQEVDIISAIEFDKTGDHLATGDRGGRVVLFERTDKVNDGIDRRVLEGMDCSSSRHLEFRYRTEFQSHEPEFDYLKSLEIEEKINKIRWSQTTNGAMFLLSTNDKTVKFWKVQEKKIKKICNFNVDPTKPTVNGYNLSSNVPMSSKSCSANGIASLRLPTVTSHETSLLARCRKTYAHAHDYHINSISNNSDGETFISADDLRINLWNMEISSQCFNIVDMKPTNMEDLTEVITSAEFHPSHCNMLAYSSSKGSIRLLDLRQSALCDAHSKIFEERELPGSKTFFTDIISSISDIKFAKGGRYILSRDYMTLKLWDINMGSGPVATFQVHEHLRPKLCDLYENDAIFDKFECCLSGDGQRVATGSYSNMFRVFGCSEGSSEATTLEATKNPTRRQIQTPPRIGVSRRGSESSDINENASDLSTKLLHLAWHPNENLIACAASNSLYMYYA; via the exons ATGGACGGTGATGGTGACGTGGCTATGGTTCCTGAGGGTTTAGACTGGAAATTTTCTCAGGTCTTTGGTGAACGTGCTGCCGGCGAAGAGGTCCAAGAAG TTGACATCATTTCAGCAATTGAATTTGATAAAACTGGGGATCATCTTGCAACCGGTGATCGTGGGGGCCGTGTCGTTTTATTTGAAAGAACTGACAAAGTAAAT GATGGTATTGATCGGAGAGTTCTAGAAGGAATGGATTGTTCTAGCAGCCGGCACCTTGAATTTCGCTATAGAACTGAATTCCAGAGTCATGAACCAGAG TTTGACTATTTGAAGAGTTTGGAAATCGAGGAGAAAATCAACAAGATTAGATGGTCTCAGACAACTAACGGGGCCATGTTTTTGCTATCCACCAACGATAAAACCGTCAAGTTTTGGAAG GTCCAAGAAAAGAAGATTAAGAAGATATGCAACTTTAATGTGGATCCCACAAAACCAACAGTCAATGGTTATAATTTAAGTTCGAATGTGCCTATGTCATCTAAATCATGTTCTGCAAACGGAATTGCGTCTCTACGTTTACCTACG GTAACCAGTCATGAAACAAGCCTTTTAGCTAGATGTCGAAAAACGTATGCGCATGCACACGACTATCACATTAATTCCATCTCGAATAACAG tgaTGGTGAAACATTTATATCAGCTGATGATCTACGTATAAACCTTTGGAACATGGAAATTAGCAGTCAATGTTTTAATATCGTTGACATGAAGCCTACCAACATGGAGGATTTAACTG AGGTGATAACATCAGCAGAGTTTCATCCTTCACACTGCAATATGCTTGCATATAGTAGCTCAAAAGGCTCAATAAGGCTTCTCGATTTGCGACAATCAGCTTTATGTGACGCTCATAGCAAAAT ATTTGAAGAACGTGAGCTTCCGGGTTCAAAAACTTTTTTTACAGATATTATATCGTCAATATCTGATATCAAGTTTGCAAAGGGGGGTAGGTACATATTGAGCCGCGACTACATGACCCTTAAG CTGTGGGATATAAATATGGGGTCCGGTCCAGTTGCAACGTTCCAGGTGCATGAACATTTGAGACCCAAG CTGTgtgatttgtatgaaaacgatGCGATTTTTGACAAATTCGAGTGTTGTCTGAGTGGAGATGGACAGCGAGTGGCAACTGGTTCATACAG CAATATGTTTCGTGTTTTTGGTTGTTCCGAAGGCAGCTCAGAAGCAACAACTTTAGAGGCAACCAAAAATCCTACAAG GAGACAAATCCAGACCCCTCCAAGAATCGGTGTTAGCAGGCGAG GATCGGAAAGCTCAGACATAAATGAAAACGCTTCTGATTTATCAACAAAGTTGCTACACTTAGCATGGCACCCAAATGAAAACTTAATAGCATGTGCTGCTTCAAACAGTCTGTATATGTATTATGCATGA
- the LOC139860285 gene encoding uncharacterized protein, with translation MEQIIEDHSLSWYQSQGTFIPKISLLLHPLQSFFSNQPCQAKFTPQSQSITSVTSFLSFSRWIKHSIILEMDKTQYDSWAELFKIHCRAFEVINHILPPATTDSTNSSQTADDSSAQTESWARLDAVVLQWIYGTISIELLLAIMTPVQTSRQAWDRLKDMFQDNQHSRAVYLQHKFSNIRQDDFPNMAAYRQEIKSIGDQLSDVRTTRLTDDQLVLQLITGLNESYQSMATNLHHRSTLPSFYQARSMLLLEETRKMKQASTAATTVGTALLTTTTPPNAKPSSSGYSPNRGNYSRGNCGNYRGSNNRNRGNFRGRGRNNLGYPSGYSSGPYNFGGPYNTHPQNMGYGPWAWQQATWNPLPCPYPTSNWTRPNVPYPPTNQPGLLGPRPPPGYAQSVTSSTPTATDIEAALHTMTLNPPDDNWYMDTGATSHMTGNQVRRLSIDNNISLEFDPFGFTVKDFSKGTPLMRCNSTGDLYPLHPSKLQQLQSHSAFTVLSSDLRHQRLGHPGSNVISSLRNKNYIHY, from the exons ATGGAACAGATCATTGAAGATCATTCACTTTCATGGTATCAGAGTCAAGGTACCTTCATCCCCAAAATCTCTCTTCTACTTCATCCTCTTCAATCGTTCTTTAGCAATCAACCATGTCAGGCAAAATTCACCCCGCAATCACAGTCAATAACATCCGTAACTTCATTCCTCTCATTCTCGAGATGGATAAAACACAGTATCATTCTCGAGATGGATAAAACACAGTATGATTCTTGGGCAGAGTTGTTTAAAATACACTGCAGGGCTTTTGAGGTCATCAACCACATCTTACCTCCGGCCACTACTGATTCAACGAACTCCTCACAGACAGCTGATGACTCTTCCGCCCAAACTGAATCATGGGCACGCCTAGATGCCGTCGTCCTTCAATGGATCTATGGTACAATTTCTATTGAATTGCTGCTCGCTATTATGACCCCGGTTCAAACTTCTCGTCAAGCATGGGATCGGTTAAAGGATATGTTCCAAGATAACCAACACTCCAGGGCTGTATATCTTCAACATAAATTCTCTAACATTCGTCAAGATGATTTTCCGAATATGGCCGCATACCGTCAAGAGATCAAATCAATTGGAGACCAATTATCCGACGTTCGTACCACCCGATTAACCGATGATCAACTTGTCCTTCAACTCATCACTGGCTTGAACGAAAGCTACCAAAGTATGGCTACTAACCTTCATCACCGTAGCACGTTACCATCCTTTTATCAAGCAAGGTCGATGTTGCTCCTCGAAGAAACTCGTAAGATGAAACAAGCCTCAACCGCCGCCACCACCGTTGGTACTGCTCTCCTAACCACAACCACACCACCCAACGCGAAACCCTCATCATCTGGGTATAGTCCAAATCGTGGTAATTACTCCCGTggcaattgtggcaattatcgagGTTCCAATAACAGGAACAGAGGCAATTTTCGTGGCAGAGGTCGAAACAATTTAGGTTATCCATCGGGCTACTCTAGTGGGCCTTATAATTTTGGTGGGCCTTACAACACCCATCCACAGAATATGGGATACGGACCTTGGGCTTGGCAACAGGCTACTTGGAATCCGCTCCCTTGTCCATATCCAACATCAAACTGGACTCGGCCCAACGTGCCATATCCACCCACTAATCAACCTGGACTTTTAGGCCCAAGACCACCACCAGGTTATGCTCAATCAGTCACGTCTAGCACACCTACTGCTACTGATATCGAAGCTGCCCTGCACACAATGACATTGAATCCTCCGGACGACAATTGGTATATGGATACCGGTGCTACCTCTCACATGACGGGTAATCAAG TCCGTCGTCTTTCTATTGATAATAACATCTCACTTGAgtttgatccttttggttttactgtgaaggatttTTCGAAGGGGACCCCTCTAATGCGATGTAATAGCACTGGAGATCTATATCCGCTTCATCCATCAAAGCTGCAACAACTTCAGTCTCATTCTGCTTTTACTGTTTTATCATCCGACTTACGGCATCAAAGACTTGGTCATCCCGGTTCAAATGTCATAAGTTCACTTAGAAATAAAAATTACATTCATT actga